A single region of the Methylocystis echinoides genome encodes:
- a CDS encoding FAD/NAD(P)-binding protein, giving the protein MVPRIAHVRRRRHDAPDAWTLELDMADGAHVDYAPGQFNMLTAFGVGEAAISMSGDPATGPLIHTIRAVGPVSRALTELKPGEPIGVRGPFGVGWPMAAAEGKDVVLVAGGLGMAPLRPALYRLLGERSRYGKVTLLFGSRRPEDIVFRHEVENWRGRFDIDVDVTVDHAGADWRGHVGIVTTLIARLDLDPAKTIAMVCGPEVMMRFVSMALCDRGIAEESVWLSMERNMKCAIGHCGHCQLGPTFICRDGPVFTYRRLKPLLGVKEL; this is encoded by the coding sequence ATGGTTCCGCGAATTGCGCATGTGCGCAGGCGCCGTCACGACGCTCCCGACGCCTGGACCCTGGAGCTCGACATGGCGGACGGCGCGCATGTCGACTATGCGCCTGGCCAGTTCAACATGCTCACCGCCTTCGGCGTCGGCGAGGCGGCGATCAGCATGAGCGGCGATCCCGCCACGGGCCCGCTGATCCACACGATCCGGGCCGTCGGGCCCGTCTCGCGCGCGCTGACCGAGCTCAAACCCGGCGAGCCCATTGGCGTGCGCGGCCCATTCGGCGTGGGCTGGCCGATGGCGGCGGCGGAAGGCAAGGACGTCGTGCTCGTCGCGGGCGGGCTCGGCATGGCGCCGCTGCGGCCCGCGCTCTATCGCCTGCTCGGCGAGCGGTCGCGCTATGGCAAGGTGACGCTGCTGTTCGGTTCGCGGCGTCCGGAGGACATTGTCTTTCGTCATGAGGTCGAGAACTGGCGCGGGCGCTTCGACATCGACGTGGACGTGACGGTCGATCACGCCGGGGCCGACTGGCGCGGGCATGTCGGCATTGTCACCACGCTGATTGCGCGGCTCGACCTCGATCCGGCGAAAACGATCGCAATGGTCTGCGGGCCGGAGGTGATGATGCGTTTTGTCTCCATGGCGCTGTGCGACCGGGGGATTGCGGAGGAGAGCGTCTGGTTGTCGATGGAGCGCAACATGAAATGCGCCATCGGCCATTGTGGCCATTGCCAGCTGGGGCCGACGTTCATCTGCCGCGACGGACCGGTCTTCACCTATCGCCGGCTGAAGCCGCTCCTCGGCGTGAAGGAGCTCTGA
- a CDS encoding oxidoreductase, translated as MPHRKPRLGVWKFASCDGCQLSLLDCEDELLAIAGALDIAYFPEATRGDVKGVYDLSLVEGSITTPHDAERIHDVRGRSKTLITIGACATSGGIQALRNFADVRDYMSIVYAHPQYIETLATSTAIADHVKVDFELRGCPINKGQLIDVVSAFLAGRRPNTPAQSVCIECKLKGNVCVMVTGTPCLGPVTHAGCGALCPSYNRGCYGCFGPKETPNAPSLSAWLSGMGMNEKALERIYRTFNANAEPFRKESERHDAQNDQG; from the coding sequence ATGCCGCACAGAAAGCCCCGCCTCGGCGTCTGGAAATTCGCATCCTGCGACGGCTGCCAACTGAGCCTGCTCGATTGCGAGGACGAACTTCTCGCCATCGCCGGCGCGCTGGACATCGCCTATTTTCCCGAGGCGACGCGCGGCGACGTCAAGGGCGTCTATGATCTCTCTCTGGTCGAAGGCTCGATCACGACGCCGCATGACGCCGAGCGCATCCATGACGTGCGTGGCCGCTCGAAGACGCTCATCACCATCGGCGCCTGCGCGACATCGGGCGGCATTCAGGCGCTGCGCAATTTTGCCGATGTGCGCGACTATATGTCGATCGTTTACGCGCATCCGCAATATATCGAGACGCTTGCGACCTCGACGGCCATCGCCGATCACGTCAAGGTGGATTTCGAACTGCGCGGCTGTCCGATCAACAAGGGCCAGCTGATCGACGTCGTCTCCGCCTTCCTCGCCGGTCGCCGTCCGAACACGCCGGCGCAGAGCGTCTGCATCGAATGCAAGCTCAAGGGCAATGTCTGCGTCATGGTGACGGGGACGCCCTGCCTCGGGCCGGTGACCCACGCCGGATGTGGCGCGCTGTGCCCGTCGTACAATCGCGGCTGCTACGGGTGCTTCGGCCCCAAGGAGACGCCCAACGCGCCCTCGCTGAGCGCCTGGCTGTCGGGCATGGGCATGAATGAAAAGGCGCTGGAGCGAATCTACCGCACGTTCAACGCCAACGCCGAACCCTTCCGCAAGGAGAGCGAACGACATGACGCGCAAAACGATCAAGGTTGA
- a CDS encoding Ni/Fe hydrogenase subunit alpha: MTRKTIKVDLLARVEGEGALKVVLHDGKVQSAELNIFEPPRFFEAFLRDRHFTETPDIVARICGICPVAYQMSGVHALENLLGVTVGGPLRDLRRLLYCGEWIESHTLHVYMLHAPDFLGYDGGVQMARDHAEAVTRGLQLKKVGNEILQLLGGREIHPINVRVGGFHRAPRKRELAPLAERLKWAREAAIETARWVATFDFPERERDYTFVTLKHPSEYPFNEGRIVSNRGLDIEAADYDAHFEETHVAHSTALHSHFRDGGGSYLTGPLARFSLAFDQLSPLAQEIAREIGLGRECRNPYRSIMVRAVEILYACDEALRVIEDYEEPDRSFVAVEARAGVGYAATEAPRGLLYHRYHIDDAGTITDAQIVPPTSQNQACLEEDLVDFVGSFLDLPDEALRHRCEQTVRNYDPCISCATHFLRLEMDRA, translated from the coding sequence ATGACGCGCAAAACGATCAAGGTTGACCTCCTCGCGCGCGTCGAGGGCGAAGGCGCGCTGAAGGTCGTCCTGCACGACGGCAAGGTGCAGAGCGCGGAACTCAACATCTTCGAGCCGCCGCGTTTTTTCGAAGCCTTTCTGCGCGACCGCCATTTCACCGAAACGCCGGACATCGTTGCGCGCATCTGCGGCATCTGTCCCGTCGCCTATCAGATGAGCGGCGTGCATGCGCTGGAGAACCTGCTCGGCGTGACGGTCGGCGGCCCGCTGCGCGACCTGCGCCGGCTGCTGTATTGCGGCGAATGGATCGAGTCGCATACGCTGCACGTCTACATGCTGCATGCGCCGGATTTTCTGGGCTACGACGGCGGCGTGCAGATGGCGCGCGATCATGCCGAAGCCGTTACGCGCGGGCTGCAGCTCAAAAAAGTCGGCAATGAGATTTTGCAGCTTCTCGGCGGCCGCGAGATTCATCCGATCAATGTGCGCGTCGGCGGTTTTCATCGCGCGCCGCGCAAGCGCGAACTCGCGCCGCTGGCCGAAAGATTGAAATGGGCGCGCGAGGCGGCCATCGAGACGGCGCGCTGGGTCGCAACCTTCGACTTCCCGGAGCGCGAGCGGGATTATACGTTCGTCACGCTGAAGCACCCGTCCGAATATCCCTTCAATGAGGGGCGTATCGTCTCCAATCGCGGCCTGGACATTGAGGCCGCCGACTATGACGCGCATTTCGAGGAGACACATGTCGCGCACTCCACCGCGCTGCATTCCCATTTCCGCGACGGCGGCGGTTCCTATCTGACCGGTCCGCTCGCCCGCTTCAGTCTGGCGTTCGATCAGCTGTCGCCGCTCGCGCAGGAGATCGCGCGCGAGATCGGTCTCGGCCGGGAATGCCGAAACCCCTATCGCAGCATCATGGTGCGCGCCGTCGAGATCCTTTACGCCTGCGACGAGGCGCTGCGGGTGATTGAAGATTACGAGGAGCCCGACCGATCCTTCGTGGCGGTGGAGGCGCGCGCCGGCGTCGGCTATGCGGCGACGGAAGCGCCGAGGGGTCTCCTCTATCACCGCTATCATATCGATGACGCGGGCACGATCACGGATGCGCAGATCGTGCCGCCGACCTCGCAAAACCAGGCCTGTCTCGAAGAAGATCTCGTCGATTTCGTCGGCAGTTTTCTCGATCTGCCGGACGAGGCGTTGCGGCATCGCTGCGAGCAGACGGTGCGCAATTACGATCCCTGCATCTCCTGCGCCACGCATTTCCTGCGGCTGGAGATGGATCGGGCGTGA
- a CDS encoding hydrogenase maturation protease: MSVQTLVIGVGNPARGDDGAGRAVARRLGEQALLGVRVVETEGDATSVLSLMEGAQAVYLIDACVSGACAGEIRRIDVTQADLPQAAYGLSSHRFGLAEAVALAKILQRLPPRCIVYAIEAASFDMGAPLSTSVGRAVDAVVEALSSELKKEA, translated from the coding sequence GTGAGCGTGCAAACCCTCGTCATTGGCGTGGGAAATCCTGCCCGCGGCGACGATGGGGCCGGCCGCGCCGTCGCGCGGCGGCTGGGTGAGCAGGCATTGCTTGGGGTGCGCGTTGTCGAGACAGAGGGCGATGCAACGTCGGTGCTGTCGCTCATGGAAGGCGCGCAGGCGGTCTACCTGATCGACGCCTGCGTATCGGGGGCCTGCGCCGGAGAGATTCGCCGCATCGACGTGACGCAGGCGGATCTGCCGCAGGCTGCCTATGGGCTGTCGTCGCATCGCTTTGGTCTCGCCGAGGCCGTGGCGCTCGCGAAGATCCTGCAACGCCTGCCGCCCCGCTGCATCGTCTATGCGATTGAAGCCGCCAGCTTCGACATGGGCGCGCCGCTCTCCACCTCAGTCGGCCGCGCCGTCGACGCGGTGGTCGAGGCGCTCTCGAGCGAGCTCAAAAAAGAAGCTTAA
- a CDS encoding UDP-glucose--hexose-1-phosphate uridylyltransferase translates to MLRLQHDSHRRLNILTGEWVLVSPHRTSRPWQGQTEAKAEAVAPAYDPGCYLCPGNMRANGERNPTYEDVFAFTNDFAALLPESPQEEIDNNGLLVARGEPGVCRVICFSPRHDLTLSRMSVADIEKVVDLWRAEFARLDADPLVGAVQIFENRGAMMGASNPHPHCQIWATHSEPDELAKESARQRGYYAGRGGCLLCDYLSLELEQDARIVCANDGFVALVPFWATWPFETMVLPRRHLVALDEFSAEDSRALANILKRVTACYDNLFSTPFPYSMGFHQRPSDGGAHPHWHFHGHFYPPLLRSASIRKFMVGFELLGSPQRDITPESAAERLREALPR, encoded by the coding sequence ATGCTTCGTTTGCAGCACGATTCCCATCGGCGTCTCAACATTCTGACAGGCGAGTGGGTGCTGGTCTCGCCCCATCGCACCAGCCGCCCCTGGCAGGGACAGACCGAAGCAAAGGCGGAGGCGGTCGCGCCGGCCTATGACCCGGGCTGCTATCTGTGCCCGGGCAATATGCGCGCCAATGGCGAGCGCAATCCGACCTATGAAGACGTCTTCGCCTTCACCAATGATTTCGCCGCGCTGCTGCCTGAATCGCCGCAGGAAGAGATCGACAACAATGGCCTGCTCGTCGCAAGGGGAGAGCCGGGCGTCTGCCGGGTTATCTGCTTCTCGCCGCGGCACGACCTCACGCTGTCGCGCATGAGCGTGGCGGATATCGAGAAGGTCGTGGACTTGTGGCGTGCGGAATTTGCGCGTCTCGACGCCGATCCGCTGGTCGGCGCCGTGCAGATATTCGAGAATCGCGGCGCCATGATGGGCGCCAGCAATCCGCACCCGCATTGCCAGATATGGGCGACGCATAGCGAGCCCGATGAACTGGCGAAGGAGTCCGCCCGGCAGCGCGGCTATTATGCGGGGCGGGGCGGCTGTCTCCTGTGCGATTATCTCTCTCTCGAACTGGAGCAGGATGCGCGCATCGTCTGCGCCAATGACGGCTTCGTCGCGCTGGTTCCCTTCTGGGCGACCTGGCCCTTCGAGACGATGGTGCTGCCGCGCCGACATCTCGTGGCGCTCGATGAATTCAGCGCCGAAGACTCCCGGGCGCTGGCGAATATTCTGAAGCGCGTCACAGCTTGCTATGACAATCTCTTCTCGACGCCCTTCCCTTATTCGATGGGATTTCATCAGCGCCCCAGCGACGGAGGCGCGCATCCGCACTGGCATTTCCATGGCCATTTTTATCCGCCGCTGCTGCGCTCGGCGAGCATCCGGAAATTCATGGTTGGCTTCGAACTGCTCGGCTCGCCGCAGCGCGACATCACGCCGGAAAGCGCAGCCGAGCGACTGCGCGAGGCCTTGCCGCGTTAA
- the galK gene encoding galactokinase has product MPTRHACDLPALFKQRFGREPMLFRAPGRVNLIGEHTDYNDGFVLPAALDLVTYVAIAPRADRLINVHSLNLGSEVSFDLDGAQQPARNWSDYVRGVAAELLNSGYRLCGADVAIFSTLAMGSGLSASAALEVGFGYALLSVSSEAIDRLKLAQICQRAENEFVGMRCGIMDQFISCHGVAGAALLLDCRSLEARPIPIDPAIRIVVCNTMVHHELASSAFNQRRKECEDAVTLLSPALGGVSALRDVSLTQLHAQAGLLPALIYRRARHVVSENARVMDAVAALEARDFAAVGKLMNASHDSLRDDYNVSCRELEIMVDLSRRAPGTYGARMTGGGFGGCTVSLVSAEAAEGFADVVGPAYKEATGLTPMIFSCYPAAGAGPAHF; this is encoded by the coding sequence ATGCCAACACGTCACGCCTGCGATCTGCCTGCCCTGTTCAAACAGCGTTTTGGGCGCGAACCGATGCTTTTTCGCGCGCCGGGCCGCGTGAACCTCATTGGCGAACACACCGACTACAACGATGGCTTCGTGCTGCCGGCCGCGCTCGATCTTGTCACTTATGTCGCCATTGCGCCGCGCGCCGATCGGCTGATCAACGTTCATTCACTCAATCTCGGCTCGGAGGTTTCCTTTGATCTGGATGGCGCGCAGCAGCCCGCGCGCAACTGGAGCGATTATGTTCGCGGCGTCGCCGCCGAGCTTCTGAATTCCGGCTATCGCCTTTGCGGCGCCGACGTCGCGATCTTCAGCACGCTTGCCATGGGCTCGGGACTCTCGGCGTCCGCGGCGCTCGAAGTCGGCTTCGGCTACGCCTTGCTCAGCGTTTCCAGCGAAGCCATCGACCGGTTGAAGCTCGCGCAGATCTGCCAGCGCGCCGAAAACGAATTCGTTGGCATGCGCTGCGGAATCATGGATCAGTTCATCTCCTGTCATGGCGTCGCGGGCGCCGCGCTGCTGCTCGATTGCCGCAGCCTCGAAGCGCGGCCCATCCCGATCGACCCGGCCATCCGCATCGTCGTCTGCAACACCATGGTGCATCATGAACTCGCGAGCAGCGCATTCAACCAGCGACGCAAGGAATGCGAAGACGCCGTCACGCTCCTGTCACCCGCGCTCGGAGGCGTTTCGGCGTTACGCGATGTCAGTCTCACGCAGCTTCACGCGCAGGCCGGACTTCTGCCGGCGCTGATTTACAGGAGAGCCCGCCATGTCGTCAGTGAAAACGCCCGCGTGATGGACGCGGTGGCGGCGCTCGAAGCCCGGGACTTCGCGGCGGTCGGCAAGCTGATGAACGCCTCTCACGACAGCCTTCGCGACGATTACAATGTGAGCTGCCGCGAACTTGAGATAATGGTCGACCTGTCGCGCAGGGCGCCGGGGACCTATGGCGCGCGGATGACGGGCGGCGGCTTTGGCGGCTGCACGGTCAGCCTCGTCTCCGCCGAGGCGGCGGAAGGCTTCGCAGATGTCGTCGGTCCGGCATATAAGGAAGCCACGGGGCTGACGCCGATGATCTTCTCCTGCTATCCCGCCGCGGGCGCTGGCCCCGCGCATTTCTAG
- a CDS encoding glycoside hydrolase family 2 protein, producing the protein MKKARISLDGIWEFQYLGSSAPSLAGKRNILVPSPWQAQFPDLSMRGGVAVYRRSVELPNEWAGARVFLHFGAVFHIAHVFVNGALIGSHVGGFLPFHFDITENLSSGRADIEVRVESPTDDPAEFPHTPFAEMPFGKQSWYGPLSGIWQSVFLECNVADRVTCLRVGSDLDSGDVSAQLRFERALCCRTDAVLEVVGPDGETVATTRTELALGAEHATIRAHVMSPSPWSPDAPNLYRLRLRMIRNGEVLDEKETSFGFRKIETRGGKLWLNGKPFYLRAALDQDYYPDTICTPPSLEFIEDRFRKAKELGLNALRCHIKAPDPRYYEAADRLGLLIWAELPNGGYSTERSRERKETTLKGIIDRDGNHPSIFCWTLINENWGVDLVHDAKHRAWLRRLYLWLKAYDPTRLVVDNSPLAPSFHVQSDLADYHFYAAIPDSRHDWDRFVDALANRGDWLFSPEGDAVTTGEEPLLCSEFGNWGLPDPEKLNDGDGREPWWFETGHDWGEGVMYPHGVLNRFHDWSLDRVFGGFASFIEATQWQQYRALKYQIEAMRRRPEIAGYVITELTDCHWESNGLLDMRSNTRAFHDVFHSVNADTVIVPNLERAAFWSGETLRLPLRIAHGGGEALEGLTLEILSDWPQTIAIARLDAASVRDLGDIAIPLPEVDKPAMRRISFHLRAGGKVIARNDIDFALHPARKEAPNAALWSPDPEVRVRLQGLGYRLATGMSDADVVVALTSTAELAAHVRGGGRALLLPDEEGTLTPFFPHWQNVRVVARDGTLWRGDWASSFAWLRRRGVFRGLPGGPLIDQTFDRVLPTHVISGCNLLDFHARVHAALAVGWIHKPVGLTVERNYGEGQIVISTFRVLRDAPGADPTAATLFDALVAIALNHAAAPSVQPAKLESA; encoded by the coding sequence GTGAAGAAAGCGCGTATCAGCCTCGACGGCATCTGGGAGTTCCAATATCTCGGCAGTAGCGCGCCGTCGCTCGCCGGGAAGCGGAATATCCTTGTTCCAAGCCCCTGGCAGGCCCAGTTCCCGGACCTGAGCATGCGGGGCGGCGTCGCCGTCTATCGTCGCAGCGTCGAACTGCCGAACGAATGGGCCGGAGCGCGGGTCTTTCTGCACTTTGGCGCGGTGTTTCATATAGCGCATGTCTTCGTAAATGGCGCCTTGATCGGCAGCCATGTAGGCGGCTTTCTGCCTTTCCACTTCGATATCACGGAGAACCTTTCTTCGGGGCGCGCCGACATAGAGGTGCGCGTGGAAAGCCCGACCGACGACCCGGCCGAATTTCCGCATACGCCCTTCGCGGAAATGCCGTTCGGAAAGCAGAGCTGGTACGGCCCGCTTTCCGGCATCTGGCAGTCCGTCTTCCTTGAATGCAACGTCGCGGACCGCGTCACCTGCCTGCGCGTCGGCTCGGATCTCGACAGCGGCGACGTTTCGGCGCAGCTGCGCTTCGAGCGCGCGCTCTGTTGCCGCACGGACGCGGTTCTCGAGGTCGTCGGTCCAGACGGAGAAACCGTCGCCACGACAAGGACGGAGCTTGCTCTCGGCGCTGAGCACGCAACAATCCGCGCGCATGTGATGAGTCCGTCGCCCTGGTCGCCGGACGCGCCAAATCTCTACCGACTGCGCCTGCGCATGATTCGCAATGGCGAGGTGCTGGACGAGAAGGAAACCAGTTTCGGTTTTCGCAAGATCGAGACACGCGGCGGCAAGCTCTGGCTGAACGGCAAGCCCTTCTATCTGCGCGCCGCGCTCGATCAGGATTACTATCCCGATACGATCTGCACGCCGCCGTCGCTCGAGTTCATCGAGGATCGCTTCCGGAAGGCCAAGGAGCTTGGCCTCAACGCGCTGCGCTGCCACATCAAGGCGCCTGACCCGCGCTATTACGAGGCCGCCGACCGTCTCGGACTTCTCATCTGGGCCGAACTGCCGAATGGCGGCTATTCGACCGAGCGCTCGCGCGAGCGCAAGGAGACGACGCTCAAGGGCATCATCGACCGGGACGGAAATCATCCGTCGATCTTCTGCTGGACGCTGATCAATGAGAACTGGGGCGTGGACCTCGTCCATGACGCGAAGCATCGCGCCTGGCTGCGCCGCCTGTATCTGTGGCTGAAGGCCTATGATCCCACGCGCCTCGTCGTGGACAATTCGCCGCTTGCGCCGAGCTTCCATGTGCAGAGCGATCTTGCCGATTATCACTTCTACGCGGCCATTCCCGACAGTCGTCATGACTGGGACCGTTTCGTCGACGCGCTGGCGAATCGTGGCGACTGGTTGTTCAGCCCTGAAGGGGATGCGGTGACGACCGGAGAGGAGCCGCTCCTCTGTTCGGAGTTCGGCAACTGGGGATTGCCGGACCCCGAAAAGCTCAATGATGGCGACGGGCGTGAGCCCTGGTGGTTCGAGACCGGCCATGACTGGGGCGAGGGCGTCATGTATCCGCATGGCGTTCTCAATCGTTTCCACGACTGGAGCCTCGATCGGGTGTTCGGCGGCTTTGCGAGCTTCATTGAAGCGACGCAATGGCAGCAGTACCGCGCGCTCAAATATCAGATCGAGGCGATGCGTCGCCGTCCCGAAATTGCAGGCTATGTCATTACCGAGCTGACGGATTGCCATTGGGAATCCAACGGCCTTCTGGACATGCGCTCCAATACGCGCGCCTTCCATGACGTCTTTCACAGCGTCAATGCGGATACGGTCATCGTGCCGAATCTGGAGCGCGCGGCGTTCTGGTCCGGCGAAACGCTGCGCCTGCCGCTCCGCATCGCGCATGGCGGGGGCGAGGCGCTCGAGGGGCTGACACTGGAAATTCTCTCGGACTGGCCACAGACCATCGCCATCGCGCGCCTCGACGCGGCCAGCGTGCGCGACCTCGGCGACATCGCGATTCCCCTGCCGGAGGTCGACAAACCCGCCATGCGGCGCATTTCCTTTCATTTGCGCGCAGGCGGGAAAGTGATCGCGCGCAACGACATCGATTTTGCACTACACCCGGCGCGCAAGGAAGCGCCGAACGCTGCGCTCTGGTCGCCCGATCCAGAGGTTCGTGTCCGCTTGCAGGGGCTCGGTTATCGCCTCGCGACGGGGATGAGCGACGCCGACGTGGTGGTGGCGCTGACGAGCACGGCGGAACTCGCGGCGCATGTGCGCGGCGGCGGCCGGGCGTTGCTGTTGCCGGATGAGGAGGGCACGCTGACGCCCTTCTTCCCGCATTGGCAGAATGTCCGCGTTGTTGCGCGTGACGGCACGCTCTGGCGTGGCGATTGGGCGTCGTCCTTCGCCTGGTTGCGGCGGCGGGGCGTCTTCAGGGGCCTGCCCGGCGGGCCGCTGATCGATCAGACCTTCGACCGCGTCCTGCCCACGCATGTGATCTCGGGCTGCAATCTGCTCGACTTCCATGCGCGTGTGCATGCGGCGCTGGCCGTCGGCTGGATTCACAAGCCGGTCGGCCTGACTGTGGAGCGAAACTACGGCGAAGGGCAGATCGTCATTTCGACGTTCCGGGTTTTGCGCGACGCGCCCGGCGCCGACCCGACTGCGGCGACCCTGTTCGACGCGCTGGTGGCGATCGCGCTGAATCACGCCGCAGCGCCCTCTGTTCAGCCGGCGAAACTCGAGTCGGCGTAA